A genomic window from Bradyrhizobium lupini includes:
- a CDS encoding CaiB/BaiF CoA transferase family protein — translation MSLPLAGIRVLDLSNVLAGPFCGYHLARLGAEVIKVENPNGGDLARRLGADPQRAERLQGLSFVAVNAGKQSIALDLKSEAGREVFLRLVKEADVVLENFRPKVMERLGLGFDVLVRLNPRLVYCAISGFGQSGPWSARPAYDQIVQGLSGAMSVTGDIASAPLRTGFPISDTIAGLTAAFAIAAALVDQRHRQRGRFIDVSLLEATIAAMGWVVSNHLNAGIEPQPIGNENFTAAPSGTFRTATGPLNISANEQKQYQALCDLIDRPDLKTDPRFAGREMRKVNRAALSAELNKALSCKPAEEWEAQMNLAGVPAGRVLTVSQVLQQPQVVERGFVETLAPEQDDAQPLRITRPGFRLDEEFSVPSPPATLGADTERWLQRLGYSYAEVEQLVSSRAVGTPKQGEADFLPVRAATDGPIS, via the coding sequence ATGTCTCTGCCGCTAGCCGGTATCCGCGTTCTCGACCTGTCAAACGTGTTGGCGGGTCCGTTCTGCGGTTACCATCTTGCGCGCCTTGGCGCGGAGGTCATTAAGGTGGAAAATCCGAACGGCGGCGACCTGGCGCGGCGCCTCGGCGCGGATCCGCAAAGAGCGGAGCGCCTGCAGGGACTCTCGTTTGTTGCTGTGAACGCCGGCAAGCAATCGATTGCACTGGACCTGAAATCGGAAGCGGGCCGCGAGGTGTTCTTGCGACTGGTCAAGGAAGCCGACGTGGTTCTCGAAAACTTCCGGCCGAAGGTGATGGAACGCCTTGGCCTCGGCTTTGATGTGCTTGTCAGGCTGAACCCGCGTCTGGTCTACTGCGCGATCTCCGGCTTTGGGCAGAGCGGACCGTGGTCCGCCCGTCCGGCCTATGACCAGATCGTCCAGGGTCTCTCCGGAGCCATGAGCGTCACCGGCGATATAGCCTCGGCTCCCCTGCGCACGGGCTTTCCGATCTCGGACACGATTGCGGGACTGACTGCTGCGTTTGCTATCGCCGCGGCTCTGGTCGACCAGCGGCATAGGCAACGGGGTCGGTTCATCGACGTGTCCCTGCTCGAGGCCACCATTGCGGCGATGGGATGGGTCGTCTCCAACCACCTGAACGCCGGGATCGAGCCGCAGCCCATCGGCAACGAGAACTTTACCGCGGCTCCCTCCGGCACGTTCCGCACCGCAACGGGCCCGCTGAACATTTCCGCCAACGAGCAGAAGCAGTACCAAGCCCTATGCGACCTGATCGACCGACCGGACCTGAAGACGGATCCACGCTTTGCTGGACGCGAGATGCGCAAGGTGAACCGCGCTGCGCTGAGCGCGGAGTTGAACAAGGCATTGAGTTGCAAGCCCGCTGAGGAATGGGAGGCCCAAATGAACCTGGCTGGTGTCCCTGCCGGCCGTGTGCTGACGGTCTCGCAAGTGTTGCAGCAGCCACAGGTCGTTGAGCGCGGATTCGTCGAGACTTTGGCGCCAGAACAAGACGATGCGCAGCCGTTACGAATCACGCGGCCGGGGTTCCGGCTGGATGAGGAGTTTTCGGTGCCTTCACCACCTGCGACGCTCGGAGCAGACACTGAGCGATGGCTGCAGCGGCTCGGCTATTCGTATGCGGAGGTTGAGCAACTGGTCTCAAGCCGAGCCGTCGGGACGCCAAAGCAAGGAGAGGCTGATTTCCTGCCCGTCCGCGCAGCCACGGACGGACCGATATCATGA
- a CDS encoding ABC transporter permease, protein MPRRGKVALTQFAIVLGLILIWELGVRAGLIDPFFFPAPSTLIARIGEWTSTADFWTDVSITLLETVLSFLAGIGIGMALGIWLGLSPFAAEVLQPFIKVFNAIPRILLGPIFVIWFGLGLTSKVALGVTLVLFVAFFNTFQGVREVNPVVLANARLLRASKSSLLRHVYLPSATTWILSSLRVSVGMAVMGAVVAEYLGSSAGLGHLIAQAEGVLDATGVFAGIIVLSAFVVALDAIVDRAEKRLLVWRPAPAHEA, encoded by the coding sequence ATGCCACGCAGGGGTAAAGTCGCTCTCACGCAGTTCGCCATCGTGCTTGGGCTGATCCTGATCTGGGAATTGGGCGTGCGGGCCGGGTTGATCGACCCGTTCTTCTTTCCGGCCCCGTCGACACTCATCGCAAGGATCGGAGAGTGGACGTCAACGGCCGACTTCTGGACCGATGTCAGCATAACACTGCTGGAGACGGTCCTGTCTTTCCTGGCTGGTATCGGGATCGGCATGGCGCTTGGTATCTGGTTGGGCTTAAGCCCGTTTGCGGCCGAGGTCCTTCAGCCCTTCATCAAGGTGTTCAATGCGATCCCGCGCATCTTGCTGGGGCCCATTTTTGTCATCTGGTTCGGATTGGGCCTCACCTCCAAGGTCGCGCTGGGCGTGACGCTGGTTCTCTTCGTCGCTTTTTTCAACACCTTTCAGGGCGTTCGCGAGGTCAATCCGGTCGTGCTCGCGAATGCGCGCCTGCTACGTGCATCGAAGTCCTCCCTGCTGCGCCATGTCTACCTACCGTCCGCCACCACGTGGATCCTGTCGAGCCTGCGGGTGTCGGTCGGCATGGCTGTGATGGGAGCAGTGGTCGCCGAATATCTCGGTTCGTCCGCGGGATTGGGGCACCTGATTGCGCAGGCCGAGGGCGTCCTCGACGCGACCGGAGTGTTCGCAGGAATCATCGTCCTCTCCGCCTTCGTCGTTGCTCTCGATGCCATTGTCGACCGCGCGGAAAAACGGCTCCTGGTCTGGCGGCCCGCACCTGCCCACGAAGCCTGA
- a CDS encoding GNAT family N-acetyltransferase — MNFLQRARSGVRVGAEGQGLSSAGTALRKSVPGDENAVAKAVEELLSELGGPGPEFSLQGAKRAALHLIQDPEQGFIFVVEEQGTGQIVGIASISAVQAVRAAGAYGVLQELWISRDFRSSDCGRHLLEAVDSEAKRRGWQMIEVALPPNGYPALERVRHFYEERGYRVGGLRARKRL, encoded by the coding sequence ATGAATTTCCTCCAGAGGGCTAGGTCGGGTGTTCGTGTTGGCGCTGAAGGGCAAGGCCTGTCCAGCGCGGGCACGGCTTTGCGCAAGAGCGTGCCAGGAGATGAGAACGCGGTCGCAAAAGCGGTCGAAGAGCTACTTTCCGAGTTAGGTGGCCCCGGACCGGAGTTCAGCCTTCAAGGCGCGAAGCGGGCGGCGTTGCACCTGATTCAGGATCCCGAACAGGGCTTCATTTTTGTCGTCGAGGAACAAGGCACCGGGCAGATTGTAGGGATAGCTAGCATCTCGGCCGTACAGGCCGTGAGAGCAGCCGGAGCGTACGGCGTGCTTCAGGAGCTATGGATTTCTCGTGACTTCCGGAGCTCTGACTGCGGTCGGCATCTGCTCGAGGCGGTAGATTCGGAGGCGAAGCGCCGCGGCTGGCAGATGATTGAGGTTGCGTTGCCTCCGAATGGCTATCCGGCCCTAGAACGGGTACGCCACTTCTACGAGGAGAGGGGATATCGGGTTGGAGGATTGCGCGCGCGCAAGAGGCTCTGA
- a CDS encoding ABC transporter substrate-binding protein has protein sequence MHAFPRLMLVIAIAAFPVISTYAAEPEKTKLKIAVGSQILNYMPLELGVKLGAFKEEGVDVTVENFQAGGSKALQALIGGSVDGTVGFYDHTIQMQAQGKQISCVFLLNDIPGVLLGVRGDLADKVKTGAGLKGLKLGITAPGSSTDTMARYYIKKSGLGSRDVSIIAVGSGAPGMVALEAKNIDALVYFDPIATLLARKKSATPLFDARTVEGSRQAFGGIYPAACLYLQQSFIDKNPETVQRLVNALFKTHRWINTVTAEQLVDAMPPAYKTDNREVNIEIINASKALFSPTGQMDIDAAKIPLAVLGDFDPKIAAAKIDLIKTFTNRFAERAAQQLK, from the coding sequence ATGCACGCTTTTCCACGACTGATGCTGGTCATCGCGATAGCCGCATTCCCGGTCATCTCGACTTATGCCGCCGAGCCCGAGAAGACAAAATTGAAGATCGCAGTGGGGTCACAGATCCTCAACTATATGCCTCTCGAACTTGGCGTGAAGCTGGGCGCCTTCAAGGAAGAAGGGGTTGACGTGACCGTCGAGAACTTCCAGGCCGGTGGCTCGAAGGCTTTGCAGGCGTTGATCGGCGGCTCGGTGGACGGGACCGTCGGCTTTTATGATCACACCATTCAGATGCAGGCCCAAGGCAAGCAAATTTCCTGCGTGTTCCTGCTCAATGACATTCCCGGCGTGTTGCTCGGTGTCCGCGGCGACCTCGCTGACAAGGTCAAGACGGGTGCCGGTCTGAAGGGCCTGAAGCTCGGGATCACGGCGCCGGGGTCCTCGACCGATACCATGGCGCGCTACTACATCAAGAAATCGGGATTGGGCTCGCGCGATGTAAGCATCATCGCGGTTGGCAGTGGTGCACCCGGCATGGTGGCGCTCGAGGCCAAGAATATCGACGCGCTCGTCTATTTCGATCCGATTGCGACCCTTCTCGCGCGCAAGAAGAGTGCGACACCGCTGTTCGACGCGCGCACGGTCGAAGGCTCAAGGCAGGCCTTTGGCGGAATCTATCCGGCCGCGTGCCTTTACCTTCAGCAGTCCTTCATCGACAAAAATCCGGAAACGGTCCAGCGCCTCGTCAACGCCTTGTTCAAAACTCATCGCTGGATCAACACGGTTACGGCGGAGCAGCTCGTCGACGCGATGCCTCCTGCATACAAGACCGACAATCGCGAGGTGAACATCGAGATCATCAACGCGTCGAAAGCGCTGTTCTCGCCAACCGGTCAGATGGACATCGACGCGGCCAAGATCCCGCTGGCTGTCCTAGGCGACTTTGATCCGAAGATCGCAGCCGCAAAGATCGACCTGATCAAGACCTTCACGAATCGATTCGCGGAACGTGCTGCGCAGCAACTGAAATAA
- a CDS encoding site-specific integrase encodes MADLSPLRRRMIEDMTVRNLSPATQRSYIRAVSKFSRYLGRSPERLELEDVRAFQVHLVSTDISWPALNQIIVCALRFFYGVTLGEALIPYAREPRKLPVVLSADEVVQFLEAVSSLKSRAALTTAYAAGPRASEVAGQRIEDIDSTPGVIQVRHGKGAKDRNVMLSSQLLGILRTYWRLARPRLYLFPGRDEGHPIDPTVSHAACRSAVKAAGLTKRVTLHTLCHSFATHLLENGIDIPIIQVLLGHNNPSSTARYTQVANPTIRATQSPLDRLSLEVTPPA; translated from the coding sequence ATGGCCGATTTGAGCCCTCTTCGCCGCCGCATGATCGAGGACATGACAGTCCGCAATCTGTCGCCGGCGACGCAGCGATCCTACATCAGGGCGGTTTCGAAGTTCAGCCGCTATCTCGGCCGATCGCCTGAGCGGTTGGAGCTGGAAGACGTCCGGGCCTTCCAGGTGCATCTGGTCTCGACCGACATCTCATGGCCGGCGCTGAACCAGATCATCGTCTGTGCGCTACGGTTTTTCTACGGCGTCACGCTCGGCGAGGCGCTCATCCCCTATGCGCGAGAGCCCCGCAAGCTGCCGGTCGTTCTCAGCGCCGACGAAGTGGTGCAGTTCCTCGAGGCGGTGTCGAGCCTGAAGAGCCGCGCCGCGCTCACCACCGCCTATGCGGCCGGCCCCAGGGCCTCCGAGGTCGCGGGACAGCGGATCGAAGACATCGACAGCACCCCCGGTGTCATCCAGGTGCGCCACGGCAAAGGCGCGAAGGATCGCAACGTGATGCTGTCGTCCCAACTGCTCGGCATCCTGCGCACCTACTGGCGGCTCGCCCGGCCGCGGCTTTATCTGTTCCCTGGGCGTGACGAAGGTCACCCGATTGATCCGACCGTGTCGCATGCCGCCTGCCGCTCGGCGGTCAAGGCTGCGGGCCTGACCAAGCGCGTCACGCTGCACACGCTGTGCCACAGCTTCGCGACACATCTTCTGGAGAACGGAATCGACATCCCGATCATCCAGGTTCTGCTCGGGCACAATAATCCGTCGTCGACGGCGCGCTACACGCAGGTCGCCAACCCTACGATCCGGGCGACCCAGAGCCCGCTCGACCGCCTGTCGCTGGAGGTGACGCCACCGGCATGA
- a CDS encoding LysR family transcriptional regulator — protein sequence MFSLPDLRVLEVAAVVIEEGSMSAAGLRLGITQSAVSQAMKRAEAHIGASLVRRDRRPLGPTEAGQALLTHMREITLRVGRAVEEMRAAAARPEREDLRLGMIDTFASTVGPLLVRSLMAGSIALRVSAYSGLVPAHAEALMRNGIDAAVTSDPMEGVDEVTRLPLLREPFLLVAPIAWADTLRDRPLDDLLLEHRLIRYTARSHMGTQIERHLRRLRIEHPQTMSFETSDSLLSMVANGMGVAITTPLCILQAAVHRPALEVMPLPATGLSRTIALVTKQGGLGTLAARIADNTRVLLRNWTLPQIAAQIPWMARSVGSIVLDPLAHEDAACRLRCGWLHPDSRRTV from the coding sequence ATGTTTAGTTTGCCTGATTTGCGTGTACTGGAAGTCGCGGCCGTCGTCATCGAAGAGGGCAGCATGAGCGCGGCCGGCCTCAGACTTGGCATCACTCAATCGGCCGTTTCACAAGCGATGAAGCGCGCGGAGGCGCATATTGGCGCGTCCCTCGTCCGTCGCGATCGTCGTCCCCTTGGGCCCACGGAGGCGGGGCAAGCTCTGCTCACCCACATGCGCGAGATAACCCTGCGCGTCGGACGAGCTGTCGAGGAAATGCGGGCCGCCGCAGCGCGTCCCGAACGCGAGGACCTTCGGCTCGGGATGATCGACACGTTCGCGTCCACAGTGGGACCACTGTTGGTCCGCAGCCTCATGGCGGGTTCAATCGCGCTTCGCGTGAGCGCATATTCGGGGCTGGTACCCGCGCATGCCGAGGCATTGATGCGCAACGGGATCGATGCAGCTGTCACATCGGATCCAATGGAGGGCGTTGACGAAGTTACCCGCTTACCCCTATTGCGCGAGCCATTCCTCCTGGTAGCACCGATTGCCTGGGCGGATACTCTTCGCGATCGTCCACTGGACGACCTACTACTCGAGCACCGACTTATCCGCTACACCGCGCGTTCGCACATGGGAACGCAAATTGAACGTCATCTCCGGCGTCTAAGGATAGAGCATCCGCAGACGATGTCGTTCGAGACGTCGGACTCGCTGCTCTCGATGGTCGCCAATGGCATGGGCGTGGCGATTACAACACCCCTGTGCATATTGCAGGCTGCCGTCCATCGACCGGCGCTCGAAGTCATGCCATTGCCGGCGACCGGCCTCTCGCGCACGATCGCGTTGGTGACTAAGCAAGGCGGATTAGGCACGTTGGCTGCGCGAATAGCGGATAATACTCGTGTGCTCCTGCGGAACTGGACCTTGCCCCAGATCGCGGCTCAAATTCCCTGGATGGCTCGTTCCGTCGGCAGCATCGTGTTGGATCCGCTCGCTCACGAGGACGCCGCCTGCCGGTTGCGTTGCGGGTGGCTCCACCCGGACTCTCGACGAACAGTATAA
- a CDS encoding NUDIX domain-containing protein, whose protein sequence is MFVQPGGPVEGGETPRQVARELVEELGIEVSGDVREHLGGLRRCGIARSIRSSGLPTAGHFCTLSTQQCLCPEITPHSSIIIDATRQTGKLAFFIP, encoded by the coding sequence ATGTTCGTGCAGCCCGGCGGACCGGTCGAAGGGGGTGAAACACCACGCCAGGTTGCCCGAGAACTCGTTGAGGAACTCGGCATCGAAGTTTCTGGCGATGTACGCGAACATCTCGGGGGATTGCGCCGTTGCGGCATTGCGAGGAGCATTCGGTCGAGCGGTCTACCGACTGCGGGACACTTTTGCACTCTTTCCACACAACAATGTCTCTGTCCTGAGATTACCCCGCATTCTAGCATCATAATTGACGCTACCCGACAGACGGGCAAGCTCGCCTTCTTCATCCCGTGA
- a CDS encoding MFS transporter, with the protein MTSDGTESSLRIWLAVIVLGIASFHIVLAEIAPIGLLSQIARDLGRDQAAVGLTVALYAWIGAASALLSPVLLQKFPRKPLVIALTIILSATTFAATMSHTFEGLLLARTVGAVVHGFYWAMAAVVASKIAPSRSMGVATAIVFGGISMATVVGVPLANFVGQVSGWRAAFRLIGAIGLITSALMVAVLPKMQAGTPAGWRELGSVCRRHDLLGIYAVTTFMAAAHFGAYTFIEPFLNEIPNVAQVMIGALLFGFGGAGFLGNILAGVLIDRFMKPIITAGLLALCLALLGLGWFGPQLGTGRVLVLLVIWGAAVAALFAGLQTWILRAAGSTVMTAAAMHSAVINSAIGFGAVLGAQVLTVAGPSGVMLAAGMVVIIPLLIVLPQATPEGDLKKGALLDG; encoded by the coding sequence ATGACGAGTGACGGCACAGAATCTTCGCTCCGCATCTGGCTCGCCGTCATCGTGCTAGGCATCGCCTCGTTTCACATCGTCTTGGCAGAGATAGCACCTATCGGGCTGTTGTCTCAGATTGCTCGCGACCTCGGACGAGATCAGGCAGCGGTCGGGCTCACGGTGGCCCTCTATGCCTGGATCGGTGCTGCCAGCGCTCTGTTGTCGCCCGTTCTGCTTCAGAAGTTTCCTCGCAAGCCGCTAGTCATCGCCTTAACTATTATCCTTTCCGCAACAACGTTTGCGGCGACGATGTCTCACACTTTCGAAGGGTTGTTGCTGGCACGCACGGTGGGCGCTGTCGTTCACGGTTTCTATTGGGCCATGGCGGCTGTGGTTGCGTCTAAGATTGCGCCGTCCCGCAGTATGGGTGTTGCGACGGCAATCGTATTCGGCGGGATCTCGATGGCGACCGTTGTTGGCGTGCCGCTCGCGAACTTCGTCGGTCAGGTGAGCGGATGGCGTGCAGCGTTCAGATTAATTGGCGCCATCGGACTGATCACCTCAGCCCTGATGGTGGCAGTTCTTCCGAAAATGCAGGCCGGGACGCCAGCGGGATGGAGAGAGCTTGGATCAGTCTGCCGCAGGCATGACCTGTTGGGGATCTATGCCGTAACGACATTCATGGCGGCGGCGCATTTCGGGGCGTACACATTTATAGAACCATTCCTCAACGAGATTCCAAACGTTGCCCAAGTCATGATTGGCGCGCTGTTGTTCGGCTTTGGCGGAGCAGGATTCCTGGGGAACATCCTGGCGGGCGTCCTCATCGACCGCTTCATGAAGCCCATCATCACTGCGGGGCTGCTTGCTCTGTGTCTGGCCCTCCTTGGCCTTGGATGGTTTGGTCCCCAGTTGGGGACAGGCCGGGTCCTTGTCTTGCTGGTCATCTGGGGCGCGGCCGTCGCGGCGCTGTTCGCGGGACTCCAGACCTGGATCCTACGCGCCGCCGGTTCGACAGTGATGACTGCTGCCGCGATGCACTCGGCGGTCATCAATTCGGCCATCGGCTTCGGAGCCGTCCTTGGCGCCCAGGTGTTGACTGTAGCCGGCCCATCAGGAGTGATGCTGGCAGCTGGTATGGTCGTCATCATCCCTCTGCTGATAGTTCTCCCGCAAGCGACCCCAGAGGGTGATCTAAAAAAGGGGGCGTTGCTTGATGGATAA
- a CDS encoding citryl-CoA lyase yields the protein MSEEELRYQAASWWRTSICDIAPGRIAYRGYPIEDLIGRVSFPAMIWLMLRGNLPTPAQEQLLQAALVGSVDHGPHAPSIAIAQMAVSCGLPLNGAMASAINTLDDVHGGAGEQAIELYEDVLRRRQGREIEQAAGAAIDHFTATRSKYLPGFGHRFHPVDPRAAPLLALVDAAADEGSVGGDYAKAARAIERVMQQRKSKLIPMNIDGATAVIYGELGFASPLARGVFCLSRAVGILAHAWEQTGRNDRNKGPMPKQFGYKYEGQPRRRLEGAS from the coding sequence ATGAGCGAAGAAGAACTGAGATACCAAGCGGCCAGTTGGTGGCGAACCTCCATTTGCGATATCGCGCCAGGTCGCATCGCCTATCGGGGTTATCCAATTGAAGATTTGATAGGCCGCGTTTCTTTTCCCGCCATGATTTGGCTGATGTTACGTGGCAATCTGCCAACGCCAGCACAGGAGCAGCTGCTGCAAGCTGCGCTGGTTGGATCCGTTGACCACGGTCCGCACGCGCCCTCCATTGCAATTGCCCAAATGGCGGTGAGCTGCGGCCTGCCCCTGAATGGCGCAATGGCCTCGGCAATCAACACGCTCGATGACGTGCATGGCGGAGCAGGGGAGCAGGCTATCGAACTCTACGAGGATGTGCTGCGACGGCGCCAAGGGCGAGAGATCGAGCAGGCCGCTGGCGCTGCAATCGACCATTTCACCGCAACCCGCAGCAAATATCTGCCGGGCTTCGGCCACCGGTTTCATCCAGTCGACCCGCGCGCGGCCCCGCTATTGGCGCTGGTGGATGCCGCAGCTGACGAGGGCAGTGTCGGCGGCGATTATGCCAAGGCCGCTCGCGCGATCGAGCGGGTGATGCAACAGCGCAAGAGCAAGCTCATTCCGATGAACATCGATGGCGCGACCGCGGTCATTTACGGCGAACTGGGCTTCGCCTCTCCGCTCGCGCGGGGGGTCTTCTGCTTGTCGCGCGCGGTCGGAATCCTGGCTCACGCCTGGGAGCAAACTGGGCGCAACGATCGCAACAAGGGCCCAATGCCCAAGCAGTTCGGCTACAAATACGAGGGCCAGCCGCGTCGCAGGCTCGAAGGCGCATCATGA
- a CDS encoding ABC transporter ATP-binding protein produces MEGQPALAVDLRDVMIRFGDFTAVKSMNLQVGETEFVAVVGPTGCGKSTILNTVTGLLKPAAGEVRIFGKSLRGLNGQSGYMLQQEGLLPWKTAQDNVGLGLVFQGSSIAKAREQARPWLAKVGLKGFEERYPHQLSGGQRKRVAMTQTLIMQPKIVLMDEPFSALDVHTRRLMHRILLDLWQADRRSLVFITHDLDEAITLADRVVVMSAGPASRMVGDVRITLPRPRDLSALQTTDEFVALYREIWSLLGAEVEKSYATQG; encoded by the coding sequence ATGGAAGGGCAGCCGGCACTTGCCGTCGACCTGCGCGACGTGATGATTCGCTTCGGCGACTTCACCGCCGTGAAAAGCATGAACCTCCAGGTCGGCGAAACCGAATTCGTTGCAGTAGTCGGGCCGACCGGCTGCGGAAAATCGACTATTCTCAACACTGTCACCGGACTGCTGAAGCCGGCCGCCGGCGAGGTTCGCATTTTCGGCAAATCGCTTAGGGGCCTGAACGGTCAGTCCGGCTACATGCTGCAACAGGAAGGGCTGCTGCCCTGGAAAACAGCCCAGGACAATGTCGGCCTCGGGCTGGTGTTTCAGGGCAGCTCGATCGCGAAAGCGCGCGAGCAGGCGCGGCCCTGGCTCGCCAAGGTTGGCTTGAAAGGGTTCGAGGAGCGCTATCCGCACCAATTGTCCGGCGGCCAGCGCAAGCGGGTCGCCATGACGCAGACCCTGATCATGCAGCCGAAGATCGTCCTGATGGATGAGCCTTTCTCAGCGCTGGACGTTCACACCCGTCGCCTCATGCACCGTATCCTGCTCGACCTCTGGCAGGCGGACCGGCGCTCACTGGTTTTCATCACCCATGACCTCGATGAGGCGATCACGCTGGCGGACCGCGTCGTTGTGATGTCTGCCGGTCCCGCGAGCCGCATGGTTGGCGATGTCAGGATCACGCTGCCTCGTCCCCGCGACCTCTCCGCGCTACAGACCACCGACGAGTTCGTCGCGCTTTACCGTGAGATCTGGTCGCTGCTCGGCGCCGAAGTGGAGAAAAGCTATGCCACGCAGGGGTAA
- a CDS encoding IclR family transcriptional regulator, which yields MAKTGVDAVGRALAILKAFGAERAAMTLTEIAEATDFYKSTVLRLAASLEADGFLVRGTDRLFRPGPELWRLGALYQRGLDFGDLIRPSLHRLVEATGETASFYIAEGDERICLYRVNSPRSVRHHLEEGQRLPIDRGAAGRVLTAYRDFALADGKKIRDRGFYVSIGERDPEVAAAAVPLIDVYGKLRGALSVSAIRTRFDADARKSAVEVLKSEAKALIGLLPATER from the coding sequence ATGGCAAAGACAGGGGTTGATGCGGTCGGGCGCGCCCTGGCGATCCTCAAGGCCTTCGGCGCTGAGCGCGCAGCCATGACGCTGACCGAGATTGCCGAGGCGACCGACTTCTACAAGAGCACGGTCCTTCGCCTTGCCGCATCCCTGGAAGCGGACGGATTCCTGGTGCGGGGGACCGACCGGCTATTTCGACCCGGACCGGAGCTATGGCGCCTTGGGGCGCTCTATCAGCGTGGGCTGGACTTCGGTGACCTGATCAGACCCTCGCTCCATCGTCTGGTCGAAGCAACCGGAGAGACCGCATCCTTCTACATCGCGGAGGGCGACGAGCGCATTTGCCTTTATCGCGTTAATTCTCCGCGTTCCGTCCGGCATCACCTCGAAGAAGGACAACGATTGCCGATTGATCGCGGCGCTGCGGGCCGCGTTCTTACCGCTTACCGCGATTTTGCATTAGCTGATGGAAAGAAGATCAGAGATCGTGGCTTCTACGTCTCGATCGGCGAGCGTGATCCTGAGGTTGCGGCCGCAGCGGTGCCCCTAATCGATGTCTATGGCAAATTGCGGGGCGCGCTCTCAGTCTCCGCCATTCGCACTCGCTTTGATGCAGATGCTCGGAAATCTGCCGTTGAAGTGCTGAAGTCCGAGGCTAAAGCGCTGATTGGTTTGCTGCCTGCAACTGAGCGCTGA